Genomic segment of Centropristis striata isolate RG_2023a ecotype Rhode Island chromosome 21, C.striata_1.0, whole genome shotgun sequence:
aaaaataataataccagTATTTCCCTTGAGTGATGCGGCGGAGTCCTTCTCAGAATTGCCATTTGGTGTTTTCTTCTTACTGAGTTGTCTTTGGAGTTTGATATTTGCTATGATGGCAGCTGCATTGAGAGCAAGCACTTCCTCTTGAGACTGTTGTGAGTGAGGATCTGAAATGGGAAGAGGACTTTGATGTCACTGAAGAGTAAGTAAAACAGTGATACCGACTGTTATTGAGCTGCCATTTGGCTGCTGTGCACCACAGGAAGATTTTAATACTGTTTCAGAAAGCCCTGCCTCATCGCGAGGTTGACTGTATCAAACGTTGAATTTAAATTATGTTGCCTCGGGCCTCTGTAATTAATTGATGACACTCTTAATGAATGTGATTAaggaataattaataatttcacacagagaaaagacaTCATGAATGAAGAAACATACTCGCCGAGCAGAAAACTCCCTCCTCATATTACTAATCCACCTGAATATTCAACAAGGTGACTCTTTCTGTTATTTtgcataataaatgttttttttttgttacttgtaAGGATACATTGCATCCATTCAGAACTGTGAACTTTGACTTGAGTGACAGTTAAGTCAACTAAATCAGGCTTTGAGACTTGACagccaaaagaaaaagataaataagaCAGCATCATCCAGGCCTTGCATGACCCCATATGCTATATATTTCATTAATCAGCTAAAGCATTGAAAGAACTTGCATCTTAATGTGCAATTTACTTATGAGGACTTTGGCTAAAACTTGGACATGCCCCAAAAACAACTCTTACCTTAACTTTTAAGGAATcaggtttgacattttgggtaataatgtttattcactttcttgccaagagttagatgGGAACATCAAGAGCATTTTGTACTTTGAATATGAAGCTTCAGCCAGCAGACGATTAGCTCAGCCTAGGATACTGGCTGGAAGCAGCTATTCTGGCTCTGTCTAAATCCTGgctcattaattaacaagttatTTTCAGAAGCCCTTTGCCTGATGAAGGTCTAGCACTGAAACATTGCaataaatatagatttttgAAATTGAATGAGGGTAGAAAGGACAACCTGTTTAAATCAACATAGCCGAATTGTCAAAGTAGCAGCCATTTTTATGTGAACCGTTGCCAAAGCAAAGAACAGTGACTCTCTAATGGAGGCTAACTTCCATATAAACCACCATAACAACCAACAACAAAGGTCATTTTCTTTTGAAGTAGTCAAATGACCAGGGCAAACAGTTCCATATCTGTTCTGCTCTCATTTATTCtctatttttaaccttttatatAACAAGGATGTATTTTCCCGTTTCAtgtcttaatgctaagctatgctaaccaTGTTCTGGCTGTAGCCTCATAGTTAACAGACAgatagagtcatggaaaaaatgaccaccctttttcttcaatatcttgttcattttatgtcacaCCGCGGCGAGTGTTTTGTCAAGTTGCGTTtttgtcctgtctctgtcttgtcaattcctgttttattttgaaaagtaactctcctctcgtttcaggtcacttgcccttcctcatgtgtctccagtctgattgtcttccctgattccctgattgtgtccaactgttccccattaccctcatgtgcttatagtctatagctgtgtcccaatgtcaaggatccttccttggtaggatccttccttcagagtcgggtcctccgaaggcaaggcaagagtccttcctttgactggtgtaatgcacaaatgggacagccttcggagtgtgcagctgtgcgtcattgcgtaattggacgtcctgcttaacttcagcgccgctctcggacctttggctaagatcaagtgtagtatctgttcttatcagtttaataaaaaataaataaataaattcagcgccgcaatttcaaaatcagtttacaacatgaatgtgtctctggcatcagcactctgacacatatttgtgaaaatggaagaagatgctttaaggttgaatctccacgatttatcaagtaaaaaccataaagtggattaaacctgaatatttaactgatcctggctgaattcggccgctacttagtgtcatgaatgcagcggcgcataattcatcatggaaatatattctgtgattttttattttttattttacagtacagtacaataacagttatttataaataacaataacggataatagcggactttcggtccctgtaaacacaatcaagaaatgtataactttctgaatggcacagttgcacatagtacatcatcatcggacacatataaattaataaacaataactttagcgactgagacggcattaattaacttaaccggcaatgtatcaagatgacgtttattatctttagagaaatattctggcatttttttatgtttatgtttttgcttgactttgaacacacgatttgtaagttatgtgacaacattcagtgtaaactgtaaatacttatttaaatgcatattgcgccactagcgtcgctgtttctacgctcgccatttttaaatctcccggtagaccggtgtgcgcaatgctttatgggtaatgggagcgcacggaggatacacacatgcatccttggaatttgggcagaagaaggactctgtcctccggagcatcctcgacattgggacagtccttcggcggatgtcgatgacgtggcATCCTTCAaaccagccgtttgagcatccttccttgacattgggacacagcctgTGTCTCCCCTTTGTCCTCTGCCAGTGTGTCACGTCTTTCGTCCGAACCACTAGCGCTGAACCACAGTATTGCCATAGTCATAGTcaagttattttgttgtttttccttagTCCTCGGAacgagtgattttttgttggccttttgcccctttttcgcttagagatctcctcagtttagttttggttttcTCCTAGTAAATCCCTCGTTTTTTGAGGCGCCTTTTGTTACCTGAAGCTCCGTATTTCttggacacaaataaaaaccCTGTTTTCTTAACTACTCTGCATCCGAGTCCTATTCCTGGGTTCCCCCCCTTGTGTCATTTTAATGGCCATTACAACTAAATGTGCAttagtttgaacaaatataatgataacaacaaaaacagctgataagagtttaattaaagagctgatatctagccattttccatggttttcttgatcagaaccaaaataattattaaaaaaacatgaaaaatggtttaaattatgagctatttttgttgttatcattttatttgtccaaacaaatgtacctttaattgtaccaggcactaAAATTACCTTGATATTAGAGAggtatagatttttttcatcttttctcaAGCTCATTTGAATAAGTCAAACCATAACCAAAAACCAGTCCTAAAGTAAATAGGAGCTTTctgagactgtttttttttttatcccaacaCTGTGACTGTGTGAATAGATATCTGTCCACACAACTACTACAAAGTAACACACCAGGATCTGTATGACAGGATTAAATCTAACACATCCAAATACTTCATTTTCACCAtgcttagcagcctgtgattcctcttcctcccctgtGTTGTCAGCGAAAAGGAGAGACTAGAATAGATTATACATGCAAAAGAGAGATGTGTGGGAAAATGAAAGAAGGTGAAAATGAGAAGGCATCTGTAGGTGTCAATGGGCTTCTGCGTCTCGTCAACGATATTTGACATCGGCACAGATACCTGGCAGGAGTGTCAATTGCACTCAGGGCAGCAGATAAAGGAAGCATGTGAATACAGTCTAATAACGTGTATCAATAAGACATTAACGTTGAAAGACAATATCAAACCTGAGAGTTCGGCCCCTGAACGCTGCAGCGTGTGTAATAACTTCCAGCTAGAATACACAAATGGCCCAAAGGAGGTGTATATTTAGACATCGCCATCCTTTGAAAATGGAGATCAGAGACAAAGGGAGCCTGTGTGCTGACAGGAAGGCTGTCAGAGTGGGACAGAGAAACCTACCCGGGGTCCTGATGAGAGTTAGACAGGGGGACACTCTTCTTACTGCATTCTCTGGCGGCAATCTTTCTTTACGGCCTCCGTTTGCGTCGAAGGTTTCTGCCACTGGCCGACCTGCTTCTTTCACTGCTGTCGCGCCGCTGATGAAACTACTGTCGGAGTTCACAGGGTTGATATTAGTCTCTTGTGGAAGCCCAAAGCTCCATTTCCTGGCAGCTGGTTGTGTCACATTCTCCTTGCTTGGCTCGGTGTGTCCAAACATATTGCCATAGCAGCTCAGTGGTCTGTGCGGCCTGTCCGATGTCCGTCCAACAGCCTTTGGAGAAACCTCTGAGGGAGCGGGTGCTGCTGTTATAGCAGGGGGGCTGCTCAGAAAAAGACTCATTGTGGATCTGTGTACTGTTCCACTGTTTTTCTCTGAATCTGAAGTGGATGTATTTGGTGCTGCAGCAGATTTTGTGGAATCCAGATGGTGATATGAAGGTGCTGCCTTGTGTTGTGAATGGTTTCGCTGACTCCACATGCTGTTCTCCTTGTACACTCCCTCTGTGTAGCTGTGTCTGTACTCTGGGTGGCTTGTCCCAGACTTGGCCCTGGCTGGACTGTAGCTCTCTGTGTGCTCTGTCACTTTGATGATAGTAGCCTTTCTTCTGTGGACCACTGTGTCCAAAGCATGGCTAGGTGGAGGGATCCCCGGGCTTTTTCTGCTCGAAACAGGGCTGGCCATTACCCTTTTCTCTGTCACTTTAACTATCACGGCCTTCCTCTGCACTGTGACCTGCCTGGAGTTTGGGTCCATAGATTGGTGTGTTGGTGGCGGAGAAGGAGATTCACTGGAGCGGGAAGAGTGGTTGCCAGATCCAGGTAGACTGGATGTTCTGCTCACTTTCTTGGAGGAgatggtgatggaggagaagcCGGCTTTGTTCTGAGGGACGAGCGTCGTCACGGCGGAGTTTGTTTGTATATGTGAGCTGCTGTTTGTTCTACACAGCGGGACTGTTGCCCTTAAAGGCTGAACACTACCTGTCCTACGCAAAGGCGTATGCGACTTGTAAGTATCTGTACTGTTTGTCCCTTGCAGCAGAGCGTGCGGTTTGCAGGCATCAGCAAAACTTGTTCGATGCGGAGGAGTATGCCCGAGGGGGTCTGTGCTGGTTGTTTTCATCAGAGGGGACTTCCTGTTGGGGTCTGAGCTGGTCCCTGTGGGGAGCTCGTTGGGCTGACTGCCTCCAGGGAAAGCTGACGCCCTGTTGGTATTCCAACCTCTCCTCAGAGCTTGCAAGCCTGCAGGCCTGTCCCCTTCGTGAGCATGGACGCTTCGTCTTTCTAGCACCTACAGCATGTGGATAAAACAGATTCTATGTGataaagatttttaattatGCATGGAAACCCCATCCCAACCTTCTGTTGCTGCTAAGTTCCTGCTAaatgttttgtaatttattaacaAACAATGTGCTAGAGTCATCCTGTCAATTGGAACTTTGTTCCAgtgacaaatacagaaaatagaGCATAACCCTATTTTATACAGCATGATATATAGACAAAATGACATCTCTTTAATACTATATTTCGACAGCGAGTCAGCTGTCTTGTCTTTCTTCAGGGCTTTGCTGTTTGTTCTTTAGTCAGATGACTCTCCCCATGCTTGACACAGTGAATGCCCCAGTAGCAATGGAAGCAGAAGCAGGCAAAGCCAGCACACAGCGTGACTTATCCCTCGCAGAATCACAATGAGACTCTATCCTCAACAGAAACTGGGTgacaaaaaacagaagcaaagatTCTGGTCCTAGGGCCATCCAGGGGATTGTAAAGGTGTTTTATGAAGCATGTAGAAATGCTGATATATCCCTGTTGTAATCGCCAGCAGGTTTATGATGTGACAAACTGCCCTGATCCCACATTTATTAATGGTGCCTAAAGCTAAGTTATAAACAAAGTATGTGATTTAGCCATGTGAGGTTATGTTTGAGACATTTCTACCAGCTCTGACGTTCATGTTTTTGTACAAAACACTGTGGCTGTCAACAAAACACTACTCCGACTAAAGGAGTAAACTGTGTAGAAAAAAGTAGTAAATCATTACAGATACAAACAGCAGTCCACTGATATATGATCATAAATATATGTACACAAATACCCTTATTAAAGGAGacatattatgttatttttttaggtttatatttgtatttgtggttTCTACTTGAACATGTTTATatgctttaatgtaaaaaaaaacacattaatgttCTCATACTATCTGTCTGAATATACTTTTATTCACCCTCTGTCCGAAATGCTATGTTAaggtgcctgtctctttaagctcCCTACCTGAAAGTGATATTTATTTTCCTAGGTCGACAGATTGTCCCACCCTACTCTGCATCTGATTGGCATACCCTGATATTTGTAGGTCTTGATACTCTCACAGTATTTAAATAGTACCTATACATGCTTTATAATCCAAAATGACAtggaaatgtcatttttttcaacatgggACCTTTACATAACTTACGATTATGATAGTTAAGTAGTGGAAATTAACGTTGCAGACAATTTAGTCCACTTTGACCAGTTAAATCTTGCCAAAATTAGTCATTGTTTGTCAACTGTAAAGAATTTGTCATTGCATTGAATAAATGCTGCAGCACACAGACACTGACATCTGTGCGGATAATGGTCTGTCATCAGCCAGTTGTCTTTGTGTTGATCAtaagtcatttcatttttattttttatttcagtgactGTTCTGCATTATGATGAGGCACTGAAGCTGATTTGTTCAGGCACTCTTTCCAGTTCCACagagaatcttttattttgttttccaaaCTTAAATTCCATAATctgaaatttttatttatttatctttaatcACATGGACTGCTCTATCATACATCTCAGCTTTAAAGGGTGTTTCTTGCAACAGAAGAGATTATTTACTGGTATCTATTCACATTAATGAGGGGGCAGAATGTGTAGGCATTTAGATGGTCAGGAGGGGAGATTCAACTAAATTTAGTACaaattaaacatattaaatgtcttctattgtatgtattgtatgGACATTTTTTCTTAGTAGGAGTGaattttgacctttttcaaCACAGTGTTGATAAATGAGTGTTCTGCCAAtccaacacaaaaacactagaTGTAACATGGTTAGAAATTTGAGACATTGGGCTAAGCATCAGAACGTGTAACATAAGCATAACAGCAGGATTAGAAGACTTAATGTCACTCAGTATCCAGACAGATATATTGTGCAttcccaacacacacagacacacagctatCTATCATCTCCTGAgctcagtgtaaaaaaaaagaaaagaaaagcaatcATTCCGGTTATCAGTTACCTGTTTAATTCTGGGAGAGTCTTGATCAGATGTCTGCCACGTCTTTACACCCAAAGCACTTTGACTGCTGTGACTTCTCTCCACCTCTCCATCTATGTATGAGGGCAAAACAAATGATCCGCTGTCACATACCTCACAAGACAAGCTCTCACTcgctttctcacacacacacacacacacacacacacacacacacacacacacacacacatatacacacacacgcacaactcAAGTGTCAGACTGTGTGGCAATGTTGACACTGTCAATAATTGACGTTGGCACAGTAAAGTGAATCTAGCACCACCCCGGAGCCACTTCTCTGCTTCCTCAGGAGACGTAGCAACTTGACTGGTCTGCCTCTCAGCCCTGACTGATACTCTATTGCCACCCtgactgcctgcctgcctggctGCATTTCCACCTGCTGCTGTTACCATGGTGACTGgctctcactttgggataaCCCTTGAATACTGCGTGGAtggtgtttttcattttaagggAGAAAACAAGAGACAAGGTGAAAATTGCACCACTTTGCAAAAGTGATTACatctgaaaaacaaagaatTGCGTCTTTAGAGGTGTTCGGGTCTTTCCGACATGTGGTTCCACCTGCGGCCACCACTATATGTCTAATTCCTTTCTCTCTAAAGGACCCCACAAAAGCGGTGGCCCCCCTTCTCTCATTGCCTCCACTAGCTGAGCtcaaattacaatttttcttCTGAATCAACAGCAGCTTAATATCCCACAGGAAAATAAAGAAGCAAGGCCATATGGCAAATACCCTCTGAAGTCCCCGCCCTCCCAATTTATTCCTCATCCTTGTGAGTTTTATCTAAATAGTATGTGTGAGCAGGGTGGAAATTGGCCAGCCTGTCTAAACATGAAGGCCCTTGGAGCACAAGATCcaattttattatcatttgctCATTAACATCAGGCCATTTTAAGTTTGTTAAATGTGACTTTGTGGAGGGAGAGGGCACTAAGTGTCTGCAATAAGACCTCAAGTCTGACTTCTGCATGGGTTGTCAGCGACAtccagaaagagagagaaagagaatgaGAAAGAGGTGGGATAATTTGCTAGC
This window contains:
- the c21h10orf90 gene encoding (E2-independent) E3 ubiquitin-conjugating enzyme FATS, with protein sequence MWSQRNHSQHKAAPSYHHLDSTKSAAAPNTSTSDSEKNSGTVHRSTMSLFLSSPPAITAAPAPSEVSPKAVGRTSDRPHRPLSCYGNMFGHTEPSKENVTQPAARKWSFGLPQETNINPVNSDSSFISGATAVKEAGRPVAETFDANGGRKERLPPENAVRRVSPCLTLIRTPDPHSQQSQEEVLALNAAAIIANIKLQRQLSKKKTPNGNSEKDSAASLKGNTDEERWKCMDPDQRTIQKHNQPLAASVQLSPDPESSPQTMSLQDALQRSRPDFISRSQGRLRELERRTQERKDRKDSADPRSNAAHRQRRANSARCTSLNDNLFKPIDRAITGKEMQLRSKRTHAEVKKKKEEEKKRDACLSNRQRVELFKKKLLDQLLQRSNS